Part of the Kitasatospora sp. NBC_00374 genome is shown below.
GTGTGAGCCCGGGGGTGTGCGCGGCGGGAAGATCACCCCGGAGCCGCCGGAGGAAAGGCCGCCCAGCGGCCGAGTAGAACCGGCAGCAAGCCCTAAACAAGAGGGCCGCAGCCTCATCGCGGTCAAGGAGGGTGGTACCGCGGGACGGCATGCCGTCTCGTCCCTCCGTCGGAAGCCAGTCCACGCATCCGCCGGAGGTAGACGCCCCCCATGGCCAGCTACAACGCCGTCCCCGCGCAGGTCGACCTGCCCGCGCTCGAGCACCAGATCCTCAGCTTCTGGCAGGACCAGAAGGTGTTCCGGCGCAGCCTGGAGCAGTCCGAGGGTCGTCCCGAGTGGGTCTTCTACGAGGGCCCGCCGACCGCCAACGGCATGCCCGGCGCCCACCACATCGAGGCCCGCGTCTTCAAGGACGTCTTCCCGCGCTTCCGGACCATGAAGGGCTACCACGTCGCCCGCAAGGCCGGCTGGGACTGCCACGGCCTGCCGGTCGAGCTGGCCGTCGAGAAGGAGCTGGGCTTCTCCGGCAAGCAGGACATCGAGGCGTACGGCATCGCCGAGTTCAACGCCAGGTGCCGCGACTCGGTCACCCGCCACACCGACGAGTTCGCCAAGCTCACCGAGCGGATGGGCTACTGGGTCGACCTCGACGAGGCGTACCGGACGATGGACCCGGAGTACATCCAGTCCGTCTGGTGGTCGCTGAAGCAGATCTTCGACAAGGGCCTGCTGGTGCAGGACCACCGGGTCGCCCCGTGGTGCCCGCGCTGCGGCACCGGCCTGTCCGACCACGAGCTCGCGCAGGGCTACGAGACCGTGGTCGACCCCTCGGTGTTCGTCCGCTTCCCGCTGACCTCCGGCCCGCTCGCGGGCGAGGCCGCGCTGCTGGTCTGGACGACCACCCCGTGGACCCTGGTGTCCAACACCGCCGCCGCCGTGCACCCGGACGTCACCTATGTGGTGGCCACCGACGGCACCGAGCGCCTGGTCGTCGCCGAGCCGCTGGTGGGCAAGGCGCTCGGCGAGGGCTGGGAGACCACCGGGCAGTCGTTCACCGGCGCCGAGATGGAGCGCTGGGCGTACACCCGGCCGTTCGACCTGGTCGAGATCGAGAACGCGCACTACGTGCTGAACGCCGACTACGTCACCACCGAGGACGGCACCGGCATCGTCCACCAGTCCCCCGCCTTCGGCGCGGACGACCTGGCGACCTGCCGCAAGTACGGCCTGCCGGTGGTCAACCCGGTCGAGGCCGACGGCACCTTCGCCGCAGACGTCCCGCTGGTCGGCGGCGTCTTCTTCAAGAAGGCCGACGAGACCCTGGTCGCCGACCTCGGCGCGCGCGGCCTGCTCTTCCGCCACCTGCCGTACGAGCACAGCTACCCGCACTGCTGGCGCTGCCACACGGCGCTGCTCTACTACGCGCAGCCGTCCTGGTACATCCGCACCACCGCCGTCAAGGACGCCCTGATCCGGGAGAACGAGGCGACCAACTGGTACCCGGAGAACGTCAAGCACGGCCGCTTCGGCGACTGGCTGAACAACAACATCGACTGGGCGCTCTCCCGCAACCGCTACTGGGGCACCCCGCTGCCGATCTGGCGCTGCGAGGAGGGCCACCTGTCCTGCGTCGGTTCGCTGGCGGAGCTCTCCGAGCTCACCGGCACCGACCAGAGCGAGCTGGACCCGCACCGCCCGTTCATCGACGACGTCACCTTCGACTGCCGCCAGTGCTCCGGCACCGCCGTGCGGGTGCCCGAGGTGATCGACGCCTGGTACGACTCGGGCTCGATGCCGTTCGCCCAGTACGGCTACCCGTACAAGAACAAGGAGCTGTTCGAGCGGCGCTACCCGGCGCAGTTCATCTCCGAGGCGATCGACCAGACCCGCGGCTGGTTCTACACGCTGATGGCGGTCGGCACCCTGGTGTTCGACCGGAACAGCTACGAGAACGTGGTGTGCCTGGGCCACATCCTGGCCGAGGACGGCCGCAAGATGTCCAAGCACCTGGGCAACATCCTGCAGCCGATCCCGCTGATGGACCAGCACGGCGCCGACGCGGTGCGCTGGTTCATGGCGGCCGGCGGCTCGCCGTGGTCGGCCCGCCGGGTCGGGCACGGGACGATCCAGGAGGTCGTCCGCAAGACCCTGCTGACCTACTGGAACACCGTCGCCTTCCAGGCCCTGTACGCCCGCACCGCCGACTGGGCGCCGTCCGCCTCGGACCCGCGCCCGGCCGACCGCCCGCAGCTGGACCGCTGGGTCCTCTCCGAGCTGAACACCCTGGTCCGCGAGGTGGACGCGGCGCTGGAGGCGTACGACACCCAGCGGGCCGGCAAGCTGCTCTCCGGCTTCGTCGACGACCTGTCCAACTGGTACGTGCGGCGCGGGCGCCGGCGCTTCTGGCAGGGCGACGCCGCCGCGCTGGCGACCCTGCACGAGGCGCTGGAGACCGTCACCCGGCTGATGGCCCCGCTGACCCCGTTCATCACCGAGCGGGTCTGGCAGGACCTGGTCGTCCCGGTCGCGCCCGAGGCGCCGCTCTCGGTGCACCTGTCGACCTGGCCGGTCGCGGACGAGACGCTGATCGACACCGAGCTGTCCCGGCACATGGCGCTGGTGCGCCGCCTGGTCGAGCTCGGCCGGGCCACCCGCGCCGAGTCCGGCGTGAAGACCCGCCAGCCGCTGTCCCGGGCACTGGTCGCCGCCCAGGGCTGGGAGGAGCTGCCAGCCGACCTGCGCGCGCAGATCGCCGAGGAGCTCAACGTCGCCGCCCTGGAGTCGCTCGCCGCAGTGGGCGGCTCGCTGGTCGACACCACCGCCAAGGCCAACTTCCGGGCGCTCGGCAAGCGCTTCGGCAAGGGTGTGCAGGACGTCGCCAAGGCGGTCGCCGCGGCCGACGCGGCCGCGCTGGCGGCCGGCCTGCGCTCCGGCGGCGAGGCGAGCGTCGAGGTGAACGGCGAGACCGTCGCCCTCACCCCGGACGAGGTGATCATCACCGAGACCCCGCGCGAGGGCTGGGCGGTGGCCAACGAGTCCGGCGCCACGGTCGCTCTCGACCTGGCCATCACCCCGGAGCTCAAGCGGCTCGGCGTCGCCCGCGACGCCATCCGCCAGATCCAGGAGGCCCGGAAGAACTCCGGCCTGGACGTCGCGGACCGGATCGTGCTCCGCTGGCACGCCACCGACGAGGAG
Proteins encoded:
- the ileS gene encoding isoleucine--tRNA ligase — protein: MASYNAVPAQVDLPALEHQILSFWQDQKVFRRSLEQSEGRPEWVFYEGPPTANGMPGAHHIEARVFKDVFPRFRTMKGYHVARKAGWDCHGLPVELAVEKELGFSGKQDIEAYGIAEFNARCRDSVTRHTDEFAKLTERMGYWVDLDEAYRTMDPEYIQSVWWSLKQIFDKGLLVQDHRVAPWCPRCGTGLSDHELAQGYETVVDPSVFVRFPLTSGPLAGEAALLVWTTTPWTLVSNTAAAVHPDVTYVVATDGTERLVVAEPLVGKALGEGWETTGQSFTGAEMERWAYTRPFDLVEIENAHYVLNADYVTTEDGTGIVHQSPAFGADDLATCRKYGLPVVNPVEADGTFAADVPLVGGVFFKKADETLVADLGARGLLFRHLPYEHSYPHCWRCHTALLYYAQPSWYIRTTAVKDALIRENEATNWYPENVKHGRFGDWLNNNIDWALSRNRYWGTPLPIWRCEEGHLSCVGSLAELSELTGTDQSELDPHRPFIDDVTFDCRQCSGTAVRVPEVIDAWYDSGSMPFAQYGYPYKNKELFERRYPAQFISEAIDQTRGWFYTLMAVGTLVFDRNSYENVVCLGHILAEDGRKMSKHLGNILQPIPLMDQHGADAVRWFMAAGGSPWSARRVGHGTIQEVVRKTLLTYWNTVAFQALYARTADWAPSASDPRPADRPQLDRWVLSELNTLVREVDAALEAYDTQRAGKLLSGFVDDLSNWYVRRGRRRFWQGDAAALATLHEALETVTRLMAPLTPFITERVWQDLVVPVAPEAPLSVHLSTWPVADETLIDTELSRHMALVRRLVELGRATRAESGVKTRQPLSRALVAAQGWEELPADLRAQIAEELNVAALESLAAVGGSLVDTTAKANFRALGKRFGKGVQDVAKAVAAADAAALAAGLRSGGEASVEVNGETVALTPDEVIITETPREGWAVANESGATVALDLAITPELKRLGVARDAIRQIQEARKNSGLDVADRIVLRWHATDEETAAAVAEHGGLVADEVLAVDFAAGPADWESQTFSDEALGLAFQLRKA